The sequence ACCAATGGTTCATTACATGGTTGGAGAGATATTAGAGCCTGTGATGATGAAGATGGTAAGACTTATGAAGCTAAATAAGCCGGGGGTGAAGGCGGATGAGTAAGAAAAAGTACATTGTCCGCTGTCCTCACTGCAATCATAGAATGTTTGATGCCGATTATGCTGATGTTGAAATCAAATGTCCGGTGTGCAGAAAGGTTTTTGAAGTAAAGCTGGAGAAAAAGGCGGGGTAAAAAGTGAATAAATCTGGCACAGAGCCACAAAGGGAGCGAATGACTCACCTATAGAGTCTGGCAGATAGTCTTAAAAAACTATTTGTCAGGCTCTATTTATATTCGGCGAGACAGGAGGTGGGAAGTTTGAAATTGACAATGATGGACGCAGCATTAAAATATGCAGAAGCCAATATCCCAGTCATACCATTGCCCTGGATTTGTGAGGATGGCTTCTCTCCTGCAAGGCAGGGAAAAATTGCGACAGCAGGGAAAAGCGTCCGTTATATACAGGCTGGTACAATGATTCCACTACTGATATTGAGCAAATAAAGAAATGGTGGAGAAAAACAACCAATGCCAATATAGGCATTCCTACAGGCGAAAAGTCCGGTTGGCTGGTGCTTGATGTGGACGATGGTGGTGATGAAACTCTATCGGCTCTTGAATCAACACATGGAAAGCTTCCGGATACGGTTACTGCTGTTACCGGCAGAGGAGGTCGGCACTATGTCTTTAAATACCCTAGAGGCCGAAGTATTCCAAATAAGACCAAGTTTGCACCGGGTCTTGATAACCATTCAACAGGTGGACTGATTGTCGTAGCTCCAAGCATTCATGTAAGCGATAATCAGTACCAATGGTTGAAAGGACATTCTTCCTTTGACAAAACCCCGGCAGAAGCTCCGGAGTGGCTGTTAAAGCTTATGGGA comes from Acetivibrio thermocellus ATCC 27405 and encodes:
- a CDS encoding bifunctional DNA primase/polymerase, producing the protein MEQIKKWWRKTTNANIGIPTGEKSGWLVLDVDDGGDETLSALESTHGKLPDTVTAVTGRGGRHYVFKYPRGRSIPNKTKFAPGLDNHSTGGLIVVAPSIHVSDNQYQWLKGHSSFDKTPAEAPEWLLKLMGREETLLTPFEGSSIVAGIKEGSRNSTLTSLAGTMRVRGMTEESIYAALLAENNARCNPPLDEAEVKKIYSLGFQRVSSL